In Blastopirellula sp. J2-11, a single genomic region encodes these proteins:
- the secD gene encoding protein translocase subunit SecD, with translation MQKYVAMTLALVLTAAAMAWGPDVNSESWLGDISLTALASAQDEVLTAPGDPVAPTITTTEAPVAADGENGSSLLKLVMALAILGVPIAAGILLANTLRMPTYGWRLAVIFCTMVIGITAVVRYWPPKFGIDLQGGVILIYEIDEDETKIYLAEQKTTGEDQKPAETEPTADQDGGTAYNMNELLANLKNRVNPSGVREVVIRAYGSKQVEVIIPNAESADLAVIKDKITTAGMLEFMIVANANDHVTLLNRARESKQRGERYVVSSTGRAEGKWVGIRKDEDGEYQWPNFGSFNASTDGSPVQTSAGFLVRGGQSTGQPLQVLMKMEPKPLTGGYLTAARRTYDTNSGGGLAVEFNLNSTGASLMSKLTRDNLPDDTRERQLGIVMDDYIVSAPSVQGVIGDRGIITGKFTEADIEKLTGVLQAGKLPVVLRKEPISEQTISATLGDDTIRKGQWAVGISLSLVLVFMAIYYRVAGLVACAAVLLNLVLILAAMILFNADLTLPGIAGLVLTVGMSVDANVLIYERIREELNHGASLRMALVNGFSKATTTIVDANLTTLITALVLYRIGTDQVRGFAVTLVLGIVMSMFTAIFCSRVFFDIAEKKRWLTTLKFMPTASGAKFDFLGKRQMAMSISLVLIVIGVIAVGARGKTIFDIDFNGGSSVQVYLKEALPIATVREMVSEKLPDVSISSVTLEGKENQIYKIDTSMTGLGKLGSIKVTDRTGKSATVDLSDADSLREITVAINNSGTQLNADLTANRGGIQIRDTSKSTSGTMSIESAGDLKTAERLNLKFAVDEPRYVTGDIPEGVQVVQAELESIFRTESGESMLIMHNVSVSEVDAIGGSEEPETTAPPEATSEAAPVEPAADAQSSNRTRRTDLPSDEMLALAQEGEIEPPAETPAPKEEPPKTEAPMSETPKPETPAEPAKAEPAKEEPKTETPAEPAKEEPQPETPAAEMKEPAPKAEVPAAEPPATEVPLEETDPDEEPIIDAGTKIAPLQFESTLSFDEKITAQTLQSLVLQAADQLGIERPQIHLLRDGLAIPLDSSVSGTEWTVQLSGAKENASKIFDSIRSELSSTPVWPSSSNIGAQVAGDMQQMAIFALILSLVGVVAYIWFRFQNLAFGLAAVVALVHDVLITLGALALTTWLQYAFGFLQIDEMKISLPVVAAFLTLIGYSLNDTIVVFDRIREVRGKSHELTIDMVNASINQTLGRTILTSLTTFIVVVILFFLGGEGVHSFSFALVVGIFVGTYSSIFIASPVLVWLMNREKKRGAAV, from the coding sequence ATGCAAAAATACGTGGCAATGACGCTCGCGTTGGTTTTGACGGCTGCGGCCATGGCATGGGGCCCTGACGTCAACTCAGAAAGCTGGCTTGGAGACATCTCGCTGACCGCTCTAGCGTCAGCGCAGGATGAAGTGCTGACGGCTCCTGGTGATCCGGTGGCGCCGACGATCACGACTACCGAGGCCCCAGTCGCCGCCGATGGCGAAAATGGTTCGTCTCTCTTAAAGCTGGTGATGGCGCTCGCGATCTTGGGCGTTCCGATCGCCGCAGGCATCTTGCTCGCCAATACGCTGCGCATGCCGACTTACGGTTGGCGGTTGGCGGTGATCTTCTGCACGATGGTTATCGGCATTACCGCGGTCGTTCGTTATTGGCCGCCGAAGTTCGGGATCGACCTCCAGGGGGGCGTGATCCTGATCTACGAAATCGACGAAGACGAAACGAAGATCTATCTGGCCGAACAGAAAACGACCGGTGAGGATCAGAAGCCTGCTGAGACTGAGCCGACCGCCGACCAAGATGGCGGAACGGCCTACAACATGAACGAGTTGCTCGCGAATCTGAAGAATCGCGTCAACCCGTCCGGCGTCCGTGAAGTGGTCATTCGCGCTTACGGCAGTAAGCAAGTCGAAGTCATCATTCCTAACGCCGAGTCAGCCGACCTGGCGGTGATTAAGGACAAGATCACGACGGCCGGCATGCTCGAATTCATGATTGTGGCCAACGCCAATGATCATGTCACCCTGTTGAATCGTGCTCGTGAATCGAAGCAACGCGGCGAACGTTACGTCGTCAGCTCGACAGGGCGAGCCGAAGGAAAATGGGTCGGCATTCGCAAAGATGAAGATGGCGAGTACCAGTGGCCCAATTTTGGCTCGTTTAACGCGTCCACTGATGGCTCGCCGGTCCAAACTTCGGCAGGCTTTCTCGTTCGCGGCGGGCAATCGACCGGACAGCCGCTGCAAGTTTTGATGAAGATGGAGCCGAAGCCGCTCACCGGCGGTTATCTCACCGCGGCTCGTCGAACCTACGATACGAACAGCGGAGGAGGACTCGCGGTCGAGTTCAACCTGAACAGTACGGGCGCTTCGCTGATGTCGAAGCTGACCCGCGACAATTTGCCCGACGATACCCGCGAGCGCCAATTGGGCATCGTGATGGATGACTACATCGTTTCGGCGCCCTCCGTGCAAGGCGTGATCGGTGATCGCGGCATTATCACCGGTAAGTTTACGGAAGCCGATATTGAAAAGCTGACCGGCGTGTTGCAAGCCGGTAAATTGCCGGTCGTGCTTCGCAAAGAACCGATCAGCGAACAGACGATCAGCGCTACGCTGGGTGACGACACCATCCGCAAGGGCCAATGGGCGGTCGGGATCAGTCTGTCGTTGGTCTTGGTGTTTATGGCGATCTACTATCGGGTCGCCGGTTTGGTCGCGTGTGCTGCGGTGCTGTTGAACCTGGTGTTGATTTTGGCGGCGATGATTTTGTTCAACGCTGACCTGACGCTGCCGGGGATCGCCGGTTTGGTGCTAACCGTCGGCATGTCGGTCGACGCCAACGTTTTGATTTACGAACGTATCCGCGAAGAGCTCAATCATGGCGCTTCGTTACGCATGGCGTTGGTCAACGGTTTCAGCAAAGCGACCACGACCATCGTGGATGCAAACTTGACGACATTAATCACCGCGCTGGTTCTGTATCGCATCGGTACCGATCAGGTTCGCGGATTCGCCGTGACATTGGTTTTGGGTATTGTGATGAGCATGTTCACCGCGATCTTCTGCTCGCGGGTCTTCTTTGACATCGCCGAGAAGAAGCGTTGGCTGACGACCTTGAAGTTTATGCCGACCGCGAGCGGAGCGAAGTTTGACTTCCTCGGCAAGCGTCAAATGGCGATGAGCATTTCGCTGGTCTTGATTGTTATCGGCGTGATCGCCGTCGGCGCTCGCGGCAAGACGATCTTCGATATCGACTTCAACGGCGGTTCCTCGGTTCAGGTTTATCTGAAAGAAGCGTTGCCGATCGCGACGGTCCGAGAAATGGTCAGCGAAAAGTTGCCGGACGTTTCGATCAGCTCGGTGACGCTGGAAGGGAAAGAAAACCAGATCTATAAGATCGACACTTCGATGACCGGGCTGGGGAAACTCGGCTCGATCAAAGTGACCGATCGGACCGGCAAGTCGGCCACCGTCGACCTCAGCGACGCCGATTCGCTGCGTGAAATTACGGTTGCAATTAACAACTCGGGAACGCAATTGAACGCTGACCTGACTGCAAATCGCGGCGGTATCCAGATTCGCGATACTTCCAAATCCACCAGCGGCACGATGTCAATCGAAAGTGCTGGCGATTTGAAGACGGCCGAGCGTCTGAATTTGAAATTTGCGGTCGACGAGCCTCGCTATGTGACCGGAGATATTCCGGAAGGAGTGCAGGTTGTTCAGGCCGAACTGGAAAGCATCTTCCGCACCGAAAGCGGCGAGAGCATGCTGATCATGCATAACGTCTCGGTGAGCGAAGTTGACGCTATCGGCGGTAGTGAAGAGCCGGAAACTACGGCGCCACCCGAAGCGACCAGCGAAGCCGCACCGGTAGAACCGGCTGCTGACGCACAATCGAGCAATCGTACGCGTCGCACCGATTTGCCGAGCGACGAGATGTTGGCGTTGGCTCAAGAAGGCGAAATCGAACCGCCGGCCGAAACGCCTGCTCCGAAAGAGGAGCCGCCCAAGACGGAAGCTCCGATGAGCGAGACTCCGAAACCGGAAACCCCGGCCGAACCTGCGAAAGCAGAGCCCGCCAAGGAAGAACCGAAAACCGAAACTCCTGCGGAGCCTGCGAAAGAAGAACCGCAGCCAGAAACTCCGGCTGCAGAAATGAAAGAGCCGGCGCCGAAGGCGGAAGTTCCTGCCGCCGAACCGCCGGCAACGGAAGTTCCGCTGGAAGAGACGGACCCGGATGAAGAGCCGATCATCGACGCAGGCACGAAGATCGCCCCGTTGCAGTTCGAGTCGACTCTTTCGTTTGACGAGAAAATCACGGCCCAAACCTTGCAGAGCCTGGTTTTGCAAGCGGCCGACCAATTGGGAATCGAACGTCCGCAAATCCACCTGCTTCGCGATGGTCTGGCGATTCCGCTCGACAGCAGCGTCAGCGGCACTGAGTGGACGGTTCAACTCTCTGGCGCCAAAGAGAACGCCAGCAAGATTTTTGATTCGATTCGTAGCGAATTGTCGAGCACGCCGGTTTGGCCGTCGTCCAGCAACATTGGCGCTCAGGTCGCCGGCGATATGCAGCAAATGGCGATCTTCGCTTTGATTTTGAGCCTGGTCGGCGTGGTGGCCTACATTTGGTTCCGTTTTCAGAATCTTGCGTTCGGTCTGGCGGCCGTCGTGGCGCTGGTGCATGACGTGTTGATCACGTTGGGCGCATTAGCACTGACAACCTGGTTGCAGTACGCCTTCGGCTTTTTGCAGATCGACGAGATGAAGATCAGCTTGCCGGTGGTCGCCGCCTTCCTGACGCTGATCGGTTACTCGCTCAACGATACGATCGTCGTCTTTGACCGTATTCGCGAGGTCCGTGGCAAGAGCCATGAATTGACGATTGACATGGTCAACGCGTCGATCAATCAGACGTTGGGCCGTACGATTCTGACGTCGTTAACCACGTTTATCGTGGTGGTGATTCTCTTCTTCCTGGGCGGTGAAGGAGTTCATAGCTTTTCATTCGCCTTGGTGGTTGGCATCTTCGTCGGTACTTACAGCTCGATCTTCATCGCTTCGCCGGTGTTGGTCTGGTTGATGAATCGCGAGAAGAAGCGCGGCGCCGCGGTCTAG
- the yajC gene encoding preprotein translocase subunit YajC — MDLTATYFVLFAQAAPKPEASVLESLMWLAPAALLLIGFFLLMRPEQKKRKEMDEMIANLKKNDRIETIGGILATVVSVKKDQGELVVRIDEKTNAEMRLKVRAIARVLDKSDKSGKSDQQDEDKASAGS; from the coding sequence GTGGATTTGACTGCTACCTACTTCGTACTATTCGCGCAAGCGGCCCCCAAGCCGGAAGCGAGCGTACTCGAGTCCCTCATGTGGTTGGCTCCGGCCGCTTTGTTGCTGATTGGTTTTTTCCTTTTGATGCGCCCAGAACAAAAAAAGCGCAAAGAAATGGATGAAATGATCGCCAACTTGAAGAAGAACGATCGCATCGAGACGATCGGCGGCATCCTGGCGACCGTGGTGAGCGTGAAAAAAGATCAAGGCGAACTCGTTGTCCGAATCGACGAAAAGACGAACGCCGAAATGCGATTAAAAGTGCGCGCTATCGCGCGTGTGCTGGACAAGAGTGATAAAAGCGGCAAAAGCGATCAGCAAGACGAAGACAAAGCTTCGGCTGGATCATAA
- a CDS encoding LysM peptidoglycan-binding domain-containing protein, which yields MLGNSKLLTMAAIGVIGVGAAMPYWSRSELSSPQSGSSGYADSPRVDAFIGQDQNDSQPEIMLPQIRKIVSLEPTSGGLDTAAVTAPNLTGEYPAPISSSSTQRQLVDLSPQGYQRVSIARRDAPAGSVESFAIPVEMPAGDVYEAPEPRHVQVPAEIPAAPSVPVQEPKSRWQSQTTSIVVNKPVVPQTEVQQTQSPSSYVAPPQPRSLAPAQPRRHHRLVDGDTLPKLAERYLGRADLDWAIFEANRDVLSDPQLLPLKVEIDIPAVGELDSIRQGTQTATPTAMQPLQPLGGNSHLRLVPLVPNTR from the coding sequence ATGCTGGGCAATTCGAAACTACTGACGATGGCGGCCATCGGCGTGATCGGCGTTGGCGCCGCGATGCCGTATTGGTCTCGCTCCGAACTTTCCTCTCCCCAGTCCGGTTCGTCGGGTTATGCCGATTCGCCGCGAGTAGATGCATTTATTGGGCAGGATCAGAATGACTCGCAGCCTGAGATCATGTTGCCGCAGATTCGGAAAATCGTCTCGCTGGAACCAACTTCCGGCGGGCTCGACACGGCGGCGGTCACTGCACCGAATCTGACCGGCGAATATCCGGCGCCAATTTCGTCGAGCAGCACGCAGCGGCAATTGGTCGATCTGAGTCCCCAGGGCTATCAGCGGGTTTCCATCGCTCGACGTGACGCGCCAGCCGGTTCGGTAGAATCCTTCGCGATTCCGGTCGAAATGCCTGCAGGCGACGTCTATGAGGCTCCAGAGCCGCGTCATGTCCAAGTGCCGGCCGAAATACCGGCGGCGCCCAGTGTGCCGGTGCAAGAGCCCAAGTCGCGTTGGCAGTCGCAGACGACATCGATTGTGGTGAACAAGCCGGTCGTGCCGCAAACCGAAGTGCAGCAGACGCAATCGCCGTCATCCTATGTCGCGCCGCCGCAACCGCGGTCGTTGGCGCCTGCCCAGCCGCGTCGACATCACCGGCTTGTCGACGGGGACACGTTGCCGAAACTAGCGGAACGTTATTTGGGCCGAGCGGATCTCGATTGGGCGATCTTTGAGGCGAATCGCGACGTTTTGAGCGATCCACAACTGTTGCCGCTCAAAGTAGAGATCGACATTCCCGCCGTCGGCGAACTCGACTCGATCCGGCAGGGAACGCAGACAGCGACTCCCACGGCGATGCAGCCGCTCCAACCGCTCGGCGGTAATTCGCATTTGCGTCTGGTGCCGCTGGTTCCGAACACGCGATAG